A region from the uncultured Holophaga sp. genome encodes:
- a CDS encoding MarR family transcriptional regulator → MSHRTDPTVRVIDRMRLHWPQLASPAFAVSVQVQRLARLLEEGARRTLGAFALSTTEFEVLAAMRAHPAPFQLTPSELYDAVLISSGGLTKVLKGLESRRLVDRPQSSDDRRSRPIRLTPEGRTLIEAAMAAVQGADSPIFGTEAPDLGLLEASLSLLTARAEALLDRGETSETLPVGGVDDHIR, encoded by the coding sequence ATGTCCCACCGCACTGACCCCACCGTCCGGGTGATCGACCGCATGCGGCTGCACTGGCCCCAGTTGGCCAGCCCCGCCTTCGCGGTGTCAGTACAGGTGCAGCGCCTGGCCCGCCTCCTTGAGGAGGGCGCCCGGCGCACCCTCGGGGCCTTCGCCCTCTCCACCACGGAGTTCGAGGTCCTGGCGGCCATGCGCGCCCACCCGGCCCCCTTCCAGCTGACCCCCTCAGAGCTCTACGACGCCGTGCTCATCAGCTCCGGGGGACTGACCAAGGTGCTGAAGGGCCTGGAATCCCGTCGGCTGGTGGACCGCCCCCAGAGCTCCGATGACCGGCGCTCCCGCCCCATCCGCCTCACCCCGGAGGGCCGCACCCTCATCGAGGCGGCCATGGCCGCAGTCCAGGGGGCGGACAGCCCTATTTTCGGCACCGAGGCACCGGACCTGGGGCTGCTGGAGGCCTCCCTGAGCCTGCTCACGGCCCGGGCCGAGGCCCTGCTGGACCGTGGAGAGACCTCAGAAACCCTGCCGGTAGGCGGCGTGGACGACCACATCCGGTGA
- a CDS encoding multidrug effflux MFS transporter yields the protein MTPTEARPGPSTARLITVLAVLSIFPPLATDLYLSAFGEIQQALHTGPATLELSLSVFFLGLCGGQLLFGPLADRLGRKRPLLVGAAVFCAASLLLMLTRTPWVFVALRLVQALGACAGMVIGRAVVTDCFEGADAARVMTLLFMLVTLGPVVAPLLGGLLVARFGWISVFLLMLGVGLLALALAWALLPETLAPEKRVAAPLSQLLGDYGRLLASRDFRVPALASALVLGGVFAFITASPRVLLGSMGLGRIQYGLAFGLVALGLVVSSFLNNRLLASFQVRTLVDRALPLLALVGLVLLAVSGTRHLALLLAPLWAAVALAGLLSANGTALAMAAAQGRSGAGSALLGALQFGVAFACSSGVALLDLPRALPLALGVTVPALLALALWRSGRQREALVPAQSPR from the coding sequence ATGACCCCCACCGAAGCCCGTCCCGGACCCAGCACCGCGCGGCTCATCACCGTGCTGGCCGTGCTCTCCATCTTTCCGCCCCTGGCCACGGACCTCTACCTCTCGGCCTTCGGGGAGATCCAGCAGGCCCTCCACACCGGCCCGGCGACCCTGGAGCTGTCGCTCTCGGTCTTCTTCCTGGGGCTCTGCGGGGGTCAGTTGCTCTTCGGCCCTCTGGCGGACCGTTTGGGGCGGAAGCGTCCGCTCCTGGTGGGGGCGGCGGTATTCTGCGCGGCCAGTCTGCTGCTGATGCTGACCCGCACCCCTTGGGTCTTTGTGGCCCTGCGCCTCGTCCAGGCCCTGGGGGCCTGCGCGGGGATGGTCATCGGCCGGGCGGTGGTGACGGACTGCTTTGAGGGGGCGGATGCGGCCCGGGTCATGACCCTGCTCTTCATGCTGGTGACCCTGGGACCTGTGGTGGCGCCGCTGCTGGGGGGGCTCCTGGTGGCCCGCTTCGGCTGGATCTCGGTGTTCCTGCTGATGCTGGGGGTGGGGCTGCTGGCCCTGGCGCTGGCCTGGGCCCTGCTGCCCGAGACCCTGGCTCCGGAGAAGCGGGTGGCGGCCCCCCTATCCCAGCTGTTGGGGGACTACGGGCGGCTCCTGGCTTCACGGGACTTCCGGGTGCCCGCCCTGGCCAGTGCCCTGGTGTTGGGGGGGGTCTTCGCCTTCATCACGGCCTCTCCCCGAGTGCTCCTGGGGAGCATGGGGCTGGGGCGCATCCAGTACGGCCTGGCCTTCGGGCTGGTGGCTCTTGGGCTGGTGGTGTCCTCCTTCCTGAACAACCGCCTGCTGGCCTCCTTCCAGGTGCGGACCCTGGTGGACCGGGCCCTGCCCCTGCTGGCTCTGGTGGGGCTCGTGCTCCTGGCGGTGTCCGGGACCCGTCACCTGGCCCTGCTGCTGGCCCCCCTCTGGGCCGCGGTGGCTTTGGCGGGGCTCCTCAGCGCCAATGGCACCGCTCTGGCGATGGCCGCGGCCCAGGGGCGCTCCGGGGCGGGCTCGGCTCTGCTGGGGGCCCTGCAGTTCGGGGTGGCCTTCGCCTGCTCCTCGGGGGTGGCTCTGCTGGACCTTCCCCGGGCCCTGCCCCTGGCTCTGGGCGTGACGGTGCCGGCCTTGCTGGCCCTGGCCCTCTGGCGCTCGGGGCGTCAGCGGGAGGCGCTGGTCCCCGCTCAGTCCCCCAGGTAG
- a CDS encoding gamma-glutamylcyclotransferase family protein, with translation MEPDGLFIYGTLREGGRHRIWLDRTHPEGSTLAHAPGRLFHLPEAGYPAMVAGPAPQTLPPAPGWVSGEFVGYGDEAALEQALTDLDALEDVEGGLFERRVLPVLLSSGQVYAAWIYLFPEDRIPTLERQAIELPEGDWGSYLGD, from the coding sequence ATGGAACCCGACGGACTCTTCATCTACGGCACCCTCCGGGAGGGCGGCCGCCACCGCATCTGGCTGGATCGCACCCACCCCGAAGGGAGCACCCTCGCCCATGCCCCGGGACGGCTCTTCCACTTGCCGGAGGCGGGCTACCCCGCCATGGTGGCGGGCCCGGCCCCCCAGACCCTCCCCCCCGCCCCCGGCTGGGTGAGCGGGGAGTTCGTGGGGTACGGGGACGAAGCCGCCCTGGAGCAGGCCCTGACCGACCTGGATGCCCTCGAGGATGTGGAGGGGGGCCTTTTCGAGCGCCGGGTCCTGCCCGTGCTGCTGAGTTCAGGCCAGGTCTATGCCGCCTGGATCTACCTCTTCCCCGAGGACCGGATCCCCACCCTCGAGCGCCAGGCCATCGAACTGCCCGAGGGGGACTGGGGATCCTACCTGGGGGACTGA
- a CDS encoding alpha/beta fold hydrolase, which translates to MSPAPDPFCTHLEVLDTAEGLSLPVQVLAPTRLEGQPRPLVLFSHGSGGSGVLYATLTTTLARAGYVVAIPEHPGNHRKDNALGGTHRNLALRPRHLRMAAEAVLREPRLGALTDPRRLFAIGHSLGACSALALAGGQPWDRQGQRVEVAPDPRVQALVLLAPAAAYFRAPGALAAVAQPILLISAAEDTVTPRWQTGVILEGVPVPSAIEHREIPGAGHFSFLSPFPKPLRRPGLAPAEDPPGFDREAFHAWLPDLIRTWLEARS; encoded by the coding sequence ATGAGCCCAGCGCCCGATCCCTTCTGCACCCATCTCGAGGTCCTGGACACCGCCGAGGGGCTCAGCCTCCCTGTCCAGGTGCTCGCTCCCACCCGGCTCGAGGGTCAGCCCCGCCCCCTCGTCCTCTTCTCCCACGGCAGCGGTGGCTCGGGGGTCCTCTACGCCACCCTCACCACCACCCTGGCCCGCGCCGGCTACGTGGTGGCCATCCCCGAACATCCCGGCAACCACCGCAAGGACAACGCCCTAGGCGGCACCCACCGCAACCTCGCCCTGCGCCCCCGGCACCTCCGCATGGCCGCCGAGGCCGTTCTCCGGGAGCCACGCCTGGGCGCCCTGACGGATCCGCGGCGCCTCTTCGCCATCGGTCACTCCCTGGGGGCCTGCAGCGCCCTGGCCCTCGCTGGCGGCCAGCCCTGGGACCGCCAGGGCCAGCGGGTGGAGGTGGCCCCCGACCCCCGGGTGCAGGCCCTGGTCCTCCTGGCCCCCGCCGCGGCCTACTTCCGGGCCCCCGGCGCCCTGGCCGCCGTGGCCCAGCCCATCCTCCTCATCAGCGCCGCCGAGGACACCGTCACCCCCCGCTGGCAGACCGGAGTCATCCTGGAAGGGGTGCCCGTCCCCAGCGCCATCGAACACCGGGAGATCCCGGGAGCGGGTCACTTCTCCTTCCTGAGCCCCTTCCCCAAACCCTTGCGCCGACCCGGCCTGGCCCCCGCCGAGGATCCCCCGGGCTTCGACCGGGAAGCCTTCCACGCATGGCTTCCCGACCTGATCCGCACCTGGCTGGAGGCCCGAAGCTGA
- a CDS encoding peptidoglycan DD-metalloendopeptidase family protein, with amino-acid sequence MSSRATLGLLLALGLSAQTPPESAQLRARLGEVQVRLNQVDRQMEALKKRRKGVLVELQGIALQRDRAQAMADGARLQRDQSQAQFDAIQNQKVGIQREISRLKGDIRKQVRWMMAVGPWGGLSILTSLTHFEDYLVQGRYMTWYRNRERIRLARIQSLQDDLHHQEAALQEVLKTLSTQEQEAARLETDLKFSENRLNGFLDGLQQDETRKKAVQAELAEEAIQLERMLSSLLSRPQEQPFNAPTTFASLAGELPRPVEGTLAMGFGEHIHPKYRTKTMNSGLLIEAPQGSPVQAVADGRVVFSDFYQSYGPMVILEHGGGYYSLYTHLSVAQVVKGQSVRRGEFIGSVGETVDGPRLGFEIRHLTQAQDPNKWLKQKYR; translated from the coding sequence GTGAGCTCCAGGGCCACCCTGGGCCTCCTCCTGGCCCTGGGCCTCTCGGCCCAGACCCCGCCCGAATCCGCCCAGCTCCGGGCCCGGCTGGGGGAGGTGCAGGTCCGCCTCAATCAGGTCGACCGCCAGATGGAGGCCCTCAAGAAGCGCCGCAAGGGTGTCCTGGTGGAGCTCCAGGGCATCGCCCTCCAGCGGGACCGGGCCCAGGCCATGGCGGACGGGGCGCGACTCCAGCGCGACCAGAGCCAGGCCCAGTTCGACGCCATCCAGAATCAGAAGGTAGGCATCCAGCGGGAGATCTCCCGCCTCAAGGGAGACATCCGCAAGCAGGTGCGCTGGATGATGGCGGTGGGTCCCTGGGGGGGCCTGAGCATCCTCACCAGCCTCACCCACTTCGAGGACTACCTGGTGCAGGGGCGCTACATGACCTGGTACCGCAACCGGGAGCGGATCCGACTGGCCCGGATCCAGAGCCTCCAGGACGACCTGCACCACCAGGAGGCAGCCCTCCAGGAGGTCCTCAAGACCCTCAGCACCCAGGAGCAAGAGGCCGCCCGCCTGGAGACCGACCTCAAGTTCTCCGAGAACCGCCTCAACGGCTTCCTGGATGGCCTCCAGCAGGATGAGACCCGCAAGAAAGCCGTCCAGGCCGAGCTTGCGGAGGAAGCCATCCAGCTCGAGCGGATGCTGAGCAGTCTGCTGTCGCGTCCCCAGGAACAGCCCTTCAACGCCCCCACCACCTTCGCCTCCCTGGCCGGAGAGCTGCCCAGACCCGTCGAGGGCACCCTGGCCATGGGCTTCGGCGAGCACATCCACCCCAAGTACCGCACCAAGACCATGAACTCCGGCCTCCTCATCGAGGCCCCCCAGGGCAGCCCGGTGCAGGCCGTGGCCGATGGCCGGGTGGTCTTCTCGGACTTCTACCAGAGCTACGGTCCCATGGTCATCCTCGAACACGGGGGCGGCTACTACAGCCTCTACACCCACCTCAGCGTCGCCCAGGTCGTCAAGGGGCAGTCGGTCCGCAGGGGAGAGTTCATCGGCAGCGTCGGGGAGACCGTGGACGGCCCCCGTCTGGGCTTCGAGATCCGCCACCTCACCCAGGCCCAGGATCCCAACAAGTGGCTGAAGCAGAAATACCGATGA
- the rimP gene encoding ribosome maturation factor RimP, whose protein sequence is MDPLKLQAPIERQLALLGFELVCLESVREGRDTILRLYIDHLDHSRGGVTLDDCVMANDGLVAWLDVEFPSLREETALEISSPGVERPLVKPEHFRRFAGQLCRIQTRLPLNGQKRFKGWIGESTEEGVTLEEDGVLKTVPFGSIQKARLAPFDVEKTPKPRIVAQAPVPKPQVAVEKSDD, encoded by the coding sequence ATGGATCCTCTGAAACTCCAGGCCCCCATCGAACGCCAGCTCGCCCTGCTGGGCTTCGAGCTGGTCTGTCTGGAGAGTGTCCGGGAGGGGCGGGACACCATCCTGCGCCTCTACATCGACCACCTCGACCACAGCCGTGGGGGCGTCACCCTCGATGACTGTGTGATGGCCAATGATGGGCTGGTCGCCTGGCTGGATGTCGAGTTCCCGAGCCTCCGGGAGGAGACCGCCCTGGAGATTTCCAGCCCCGGTGTCGAGCGTCCCCTGGTCAAGCCCGAGCACTTCCGCCGCTTCGCCGGCCAGCTCTGCCGTATCCAGACCCGCCTGCCCCTCAACGGGCAGAAGCGCTTCAAGGGGTGGATCGGTGAGAGCACCGAGGAGGGCGTGACTCTGGAAGAGGACGGGGTGCTCAAGACCGTGCCCTTCGGGAGCATCCAGAAGGCCCGTCTGGCCCCCTTTGATGTTGAGAAGACCCCCAAACCCCGGATCGTGGCCCAGGCCCCGGTTCCCAAGCCACAGGTCGCCGTAGAGAAAAGCGACGACTGA
- the nusA gene encoding transcription termination factor NusA has product MALVSNSFFDSVKMIAAEKGIPEEDVFKAVEESLVKAAEKYFQGFDFYGNFQAQMDRESGEFHVYALKQVVQEVEEEDLEISLAEAQGLNPDAAEGDTLWLPQDTTQLGRIAAQAAKQVLVQKVREAERERIFTDFADRKGEVVVGEVKRFEKSAIILEVDRVEAMLRRSEALRGDRFDKGQRIKVVISEVDRSAKDPQVQVSRTDPRLLVKLFDQEVPEIHDGTVVIRSCVREAGDRAKVAVHSLDPDVDPVGACVGLKGSRVQAIIRELKNEKIDIVRYDEDITRFIANALNPAKALRVNILDPEHHRVEVVVDDEQLSIAIGKRGQNVRLAAKLTGWNIDVRSEAEKRREAEVAMGSALPDFAPEAADVEVQAHSTLAAELGEIEGLTPEIAENLAAAGYSDAKSVYSVTVEQLLAVEGMDQELAFRLIDAVHEQFGE; this is encoded by the coding sequence ATGGCACTCGTTTCCAATAGTTTCTTCGACAGCGTGAAGATGATCGCCGCCGAAAAGGGCATCCCGGAAGAGGATGTCTTCAAGGCCGTGGAGGAATCCCTGGTCAAGGCCGCGGAGAAGTATTTCCAGGGCTTCGACTTCTACGGCAACTTCCAGGCCCAGATGGACCGGGAGAGCGGGGAGTTCCACGTCTACGCCCTCAAGCAGGTGGTGCAGGAGGTGGAGGAGGAGGATCTGGAGATCAGCCTCGCCGAAGCCCAGGGCCTCAACCCCGATGCCGCCGAGGGGGACACCCTCTGGCTGCCCCAGGACACCACCCAGCTGGGCCGCATCGCCGCCCAGGCCGCCAAGCAGGTCCTGGTGCAGAAGGTGCGTGAGGCCGAGCGTGAGCGCATCTTCACTGACTTCGCCGACCGCAAGGGCGAGGTGGTGGTGGGCGAGGTGAAGCGCTTCGAGAAGAGTGCCATCATCCTCGAGGTGGACCGGGTGGAGGCCATGCTGCGCCGCAGCGAGGCTCTTCGCGGCGACCGCTTCGACAAGGGCCAGCGCATCAAGGTGGTCATCTCCGAGGTGGACAGGAGCGCCAAGGATCCCCAGGTCCAGGTGAGCCGCACCGATCCCCGGCTCCTGGTCAAGCTCTTCGACCAGGAGGTCCCCGAGATCCACGATGGCACGGTGGTGATCCGCAGCTGTGTGCGGGAGGCCGGTGACCGGGCCAAGGTGGCCGTCCATAGCCTGGATCCCGACGTGGATCCCGTGGGCGCCTGCGTGGGCCTCAAGGGCAGCCGTGTCCAGGCCATCATCCGCGAGCTCAAGAACGAGAAGATCGACATCGTCCGCTACGACGAGGACATCACCCGCTTCATCGCCAACGCCCTGAACCCGGCCAAGGCCCTGCGGGTCAACATCCTGGATCCCGAGCACCACCGGGTCGAGGTGGTGGTCGATGACGAACAGCTCTCCATCGCCATCGGCAAGCGAGGCCAGAACGTCCGTCTGGCCGCCAAGCTCACCGGCTGGAACATCGATGTGCGCAGCGAGGCCGAGAAGCGCCGCGAGGCCGAGGTCGCCATGGGCAGCGCCCTGCCCGACTTCGCCCCCGAGGCTGCAGATGTCGAGGTCCAAGCCCATTCCACCCTGGCCGCGGAGCTGGGGGAGATCGAGGGGCTCACGCCGGAGATCGCAGAAAACCTTGCGGCTGCGGGTTATTCCGATGCCAAATCCGTGTACTCTGTAACGGTCGAGCAGCTGCTCGCCGTGGAAGGCATGGATCAGGAACTGGCTTTCCGTCTCATCGACGCAGTCCACGAGCAGTTCGGAGAGTAG
- the infB gene encoding translation initiation factor IF-2, which yields MLRINQFAKEIGVSNHDVIDAMEKKLSIPGKSHSSNLTDDQISQLRRIFEAKARGTEESAPLALHRPTAAVKIVKAAPMAPGQAPSVLVKRPEPSASGEAQEASDQSGETRPAQPEASRPAQPAAAEFSRLRISQTPAPSPKPQAPARYIQLPQQPAPKNRPEAGARPVVQRPGQQAPAVQRSGQPQAARTVLPMASNTGKGEVKHDQSGQNAPSHQSRRPFIPPSISQLQPEQGFTRIKMADNPEPAPKSQEPARYIQLPQPRPVGQRPSGPGGPRSGGPGRPGGPGRPGGPGGPRPGGPGRPGAPRPGGPGRGPSLPATGPIDPNSQKGPGRGGHFAGKKKDDKRSRADREAEALELKLRQPRSRAQQIATEYIDEEIGIVMLSEGVTVKELAEKCNRPAKDVVAKLLHRGIFATINQPLDTELAKEIAREFGFLADIVSFEEDVQMHAEESAEVTGEKLSRSPVVTIMGHVDHGKTSLLDAIRTSKVAAGEAGGITQAIGAYHVDVKDPNSGQMRQVVFIDTPGHEAFTKMRARGAKVTDIVVLVVAADDGVMPQTIEAISHTKAADVPMVVAINKIDKPAANADKVQQMLLQHNVQTETYGGDVPSVAVSAKTKQGLDELLETILLVADLKELKAVYECPAAGSILEARLDRGRGAVATVLVQQGTLKTGEIFVAGATMGRVRAMFDDQGRRITEAGPSMAVQILGFEEVPVSGDNFQVVEDENKARSIVGFRQEKAKAAQLLKSRVTLENIFSTLKDGQVKELPLIIKADTSGSVESLVGSLDKLSTEKVRVRIIHSAAGTVNENDVLLAEASKAIIIAFGVKAERKAEDLAQEEGVDLRFHDIIYKVTEEISSAMLGLLDAIDKETILGQAEIRMLFKIDKSMIAGSFVTEGKVLKSCKARVKRDDEVLWEGGLKSLKRFKEDVSEVKNGLDCGIALDGFDALKEGDILEFFTREKVADTSLS from the coding sequence ATGCTTCGCATCAACCAGTTCGCAAAAGAAATCGGCGTGAGCAACCATGACGTCATCGACGCCATGGAGAAGAAGCTGAGCATTCCAGGGAAGAGCCACAGCTCCAACCTGACGGATGACCAGATCTCCCAGCTCCGCCGCATCTTCGAGGCCAAGGCCAGGGGGACCGAGGAGAGCGCGCCGCTCGCCCTCCACCGGCCCACGGCTGCCGTGAAGATCGTCAAGGCCGCCCCCATGGCCCCCGGCCAGGCCCCCAGCGTCCTGGTGAAGCGCCCCGAGCCCTCCGCCTCCGGCGAGGCCCAGGAGGCTTCCGACCAGTCGGGGGAGACCCGTCCGGCCCAGCCCGAGGCGTCCCGCCCTGCGCAGCCCGCGGCTGCCGAGTTCTCTCGTCTGCGGATCTCCCAGACCCCGGCCCCCTCCCCCAAACCTCAGGCCCCGGCGCGCTACATCCAGTTGCCCCAGCAGCCTGCCCCCAAGAACCGGCCCGAGGCCGGTGCCCGCCCCGTGGTCCAGCGCCCCGGTCAGCAGGCCCCCGCGGTCCAGCGCTCCGGCCAGCCCCAGGCGGCCCGCACGGTCCTCCCCATGGCGTCCAACACCGGCAAGGGAGAGGTGAAGCACGATCAGTCCGGACAGAATGCTCCCAGCCATCAGTCCAGGCGTCCCTTCATCCCCCCCAGCATCTCCCAGCTCCAGCCCGAGCAGGGCTTCACCCGCATCAAGATGGCCGACAACCCTGAGCCGGCGCCCAAGTCCCAGGAGCCCGCGCGGTACATCCAGCTGCCTCAGCCCCGTCCGGTCGGGCAGCGGCCCAGTGGCCCTGGTGGTCCCCGTTCCGGCGGCCCCGGTCGCCCCGGCGGTCCCGGTCGTCCGGGTGGACCCGGGGGTCCCCGTCCCGGCGGCCCCGGTCGTCCCGGCGCCCCCCGCCCCGGCGGCCCCGGTCGTGGTCCCTCCCTGCCCGCCACGGGTCCCATTGATCCCAACAGCCAGAAGGGCCCCGGTCGCGGCGGCCACTTCGCCGGCAAGAAGAAGGACGACAAGCGCTCCCGTGCGGACCGCGAAGCCGAGGCCTTGGAGCTGAAGCTCCGCCAGCCCCGCAGCCGTGCCCAGCAGATCGCCACCGAGTACATCGACGAGGAGATCGGCATCGTCATGCTCTCCGAGGGCGTGACCGTGAAGGAACTGGCCGAAAAGTGCAACCGCCCCGCCAAGGATGTGGTGGCCAAGCTCCTGCACCGTGGCATCTTCGCCACCATCAACCAGCCCCTCGACACCGAGCTCGCCAAGGAGATCGCCCGGGAGTTCGGCTTCCTGGCGGACATCGTCTCCTTTGAAGAGGATGTGCAGATGCACGCCGAGGAGAGCGCCGAGGTGACCGGGGAGAAGCTCTCGCGCAGCCCCGTGGTCACCATCATGGGCCATGTCGACCACGGCAAGACCTCCCTCCTGGACGCCATCCGCACCTCCAAGGTGGCGGCGGGCGAAGCCGGCGGCATCACCCAGGCCATCGGCGCCTACCATGTGGACGTCAAGGACCCCAACTCCGGTCAGATGCGCCAGGTGGTCTTCATCGACACCCCTGGTCACGAAGCCTTCACCAAGATGCGTGCCCGTGGCGCCAAGGTGACGGACATCGTGGTCCTGGTGGTGGCCGCCGACGATGGCGTCATGCCCCAGACCATTGAGGCCATCAGCCACACCAAGGCTGCCGATGTGCCCATGGTCGTGGCCATCAACAAGATCGACAAGCCCGCGGCCAACGCCGACAAGGTGCAGCAGATGCTGCTCCAGCACAACGTCCAGACCGAGACCTACGGCGGCGATGTGCCCAGCGTAGCGGTGTCCGCCAAGACCAAGCAGGGCCTGGACGAGCTCCTGGAGACCATTCTCCTGGTGGCCGATCTGAAGGAACTCAAGGCCGTCTACGAGTGCCCCGCCGCTGGCTCCATCCTGGAAGCCCGCCTGGATCGTGGCCGCGGTGCTGTCGCGACCGTTCTGGTTCAGCAGGGCACCCTGAAGACCGGCGAGATTTTTGTAGCCGGTGCCACCATGGGCCGCGTCCGCGCCATGTTCGATGATCAGGGTCGGCGGATCACCGAGGCCGGCCCCTCCATGGCCGTCCAGATTCTGGGCTTCGAGGAAGTGCCGGTCTCCGGCGACAACTTCCAGGTGGTCGAGGACGAGAACAAGGCCCGCTCCATCGTCGGTTTCCGGCAGGAGAAGGCCAAGGCCGCTCAGCTGCTCAAGTCCCGGGTCACCCTTGAGAACATCTTCAGCACCCTCAAGGACGGTCAGGTCAAGGAGCTGCCCCTCATCATCAAGGCCGATACCTCGGGCTCCGTGGAGTCTCTGGTGGGTAGCCTGGACAAGCTCAGCACCGAAAAGGTCCGGGTCCGCATCATCCACTCCGCAGCCGGCACGGTGAACGAGAATGATGTGCTCCTGGCCGAGGCCTCCAAGGCCATCATCATCGCCTTCGGCGTCAAGGCCGAGCGCAAGGCCGAGGATCTGGCCCAGGAAGAGGGTGTCGATCTCCGCTTCCACGACATCATCTACAAGGTTACCGAAGAGATCAGCAGCGCCATGCTGGGGCTGTTGGACGCCATCGACAAGGAGACCATCCTCGGCCAGGCCGAAATCCGGATGCTCTTCAAGATCGACAAGTCCATGATCGCCGGCTCCTTCGTCACCGAGGGCAAGGTCCTCAAGTCCTGCAAGGCGCGGGTCAAGCGGGACGACGAGGTGCTCTGGGAAGGCGGCCTGAAGAGCCTCAAGCGCTTCAAGGAGGATGTCTCCGAGGTGAAGAACGGTCTCGACTGCGGCATCGCGCTCGATGGCTTCGATGCCCTGAAGGAGGGCGACATCCTGGAGTTCTTCACCCGGGAGAAGGTCGCGGACACCAGCCTCTCCTAG